Part of the Vigna angularis cultivar LongXiaoDou No.4 chromosome 1, ASM1680809v1, whole genome shotgun sequence genome, CTTGAGAAGTGGAATGAACTTGCAAGTCATGAAGAAGATAGTTGAGCCATTTAAGCTCACAAGTAATGCTAGCAAAAGCCCTATATTATGCTTCTAATGAAGATATGGATACAATGAtttgtttctttgatttctATGAAAGTAAAGAACTTTATAAGAAGATGCAATACCTACTGATGTATCGAAGAATGTGTTGCAAAACTTGTTGATGATATGTGGTTGGTTCCTACACAAATTAACTAAGTAAATGTAGAAAATAGCTAATATCATATCTAGTGTATGTTAAGTATCACTAATGTAACTAAGGGATATTATCTCAGTTGTTTTGGGTTTATAACAGCGGTTTTGCAATCGAGGTATattcaggcgaggtaaaaagtcaaGATTTTTTGCCTCGAATCAAAAAGCCCGAAACAGTAACgcgataaaaaaataaaaaattgggtCTATTGCCTCGATTCTAATTTGAACCGAGGTTGTAGactcttaaaattaattaattaaagggtCTATTGCGTTAATTGGATTCAAAACCGAGGTAATAGACCCGTTTTTGCCTCAGTTTTTACCAGAACCGTGGTCTAAagtatattgttttttttaaattattgtttgtgTATCACATAAACCATATGAAAAAATTTCAGAAACACAAACAAACGCAGAAAACATTATGTTCTATTTATCgggaatttttttttgtttttttttcaaactttaaaaaatatttaaaatagttacattttgaattttgagcTGAAAATTTTTGTGCACGGATTTCATGATTTTTTGGTTCTTcatacaaattttcatttcatttagaGTTCGTTTGGGCATACTCTCAGTTTTACATATACCTATGTTTTGATGTGTATGGTGTATGAAGAACAATCAATCAAACGAAAACTTGAAAAACCTAAAGCGAAACTAGCCTTGAAGGTGAGTTTGGGGCTGAAACGAAATGAACATCCTAAAGCGTCTAGTCGAAGAGCTGAAGAACACTTGTGCACAAAATCAATCGGTCAAAACgaaagaaaatcatacctaagCACTTAATCAAcgtaaaataaaagaaaaatagcaAGAAAAGTTGAAGAGGATGGCTGcgaaaatggaagaaagagaGCAGCGACGCACACCACAAAGAGAAAAGTTTCTGTTTGAAAATGCATGTTCGCAAAATTTAACCCTAAACAGATGTTATTACTtcggttatttttttaaccgagACAATAAGGGTCTATGACCTCGGTTCTataaagaaccgatgcctaaaccttctaaaaaaatttaaaaaaaatcagttacTTTATGCCTCAGTTCTCTAAAAAATCGAGGTCGTagacttttgtaataattacaaaaatgccatcGCACCtgttttaggcatcggttctttttgaaccgagacatatacctTAGccgaaaattacaaaaatacaacTGTGCCAGTTTTAGACATCGGTTCtttgtgaaccgaggcatatacctttgccgaaaattacaaaaatgccaccgcgctagttttaggcatcggttctttttgaaccgaggcatatatacctttgcaaaaaattaaaaaatgccACCGCACCATTTGTTGCTTCGGTTCCAACTAAACCGGTGTCAAATGCGCGAgttaaaatccattttttttactattgtataattgaagtacctgaaaaacactagaaagggggttgaatagtgtttttggaaaagaaatTGCAACCCTTCTGATATAACATGTTGTCAAGCGTATAAAATATTCTTTCTACTATAGTGTTTGTAAGAACCTCCTTTAAAGATAAGGATCATTTAGCTTAGAGgttcttatattttcaaaaaataaagtcCAACTGCAAGTTTTCTAGGAGGATCGAGAAGAGATAATGACACAAgagattttatactagttcgctCTAACTAAGCTACGTTCAGTCTCCTCCGTAGAGGGTTCCATTATAATCTTCACAtgattacaaatgagtattagcaccactcctagtactcAACTACCTCGCCGAGATTTCTTTTGAGTATTCaaaccactcctggtactagaGTATCGCGTCTAGATTCCTCAACTCAAAAGAGTTCAGTTGTAAGTAGTTTAATTATCTTCAAAATTGCAATCAAAGATTGCTTACAAACATATTAGACTAAATCTCTCCACGAGAGGGTATGAATATAATACAATACAATTTAAACACTCGTAGTTTCTCTATATGATCTTACAAAAGTAGGAGATTTGACACTTAAGCTTGAgattatctctttctcttttcttttctcttctcttttcttcagctcagatataatattttctttgagctctttttctctcttcttttatgTAGGATGGATATGGTGTTGTAAGCTTTGCGCACTTAATATCCTCTATTATATTCTATTGATTTTCTTCGTGagagatcttctatttataggcttGATGAATATTTGTCTGTTAGATAGCGTTTGTAGTTCGTAGCCTTGATGCttgtattttctctttcttctttttacaaCAACCGTTTATTAAGCCAACTTTGTTAGAGCATACATGTTTTTTCAgtcctttgcttgaagtaggttgtacaatatttttagattttgctTCAAGAGAGAAACATTTCATGAttatctcttttgtctctaacgtccacATTTGATTTTTGATCTATAACATTATGAATGCGTGTAGAATAAGTTGTGtgcaaaattataataaactgTGCATGCAGCAATATGACTTTTCTTatgacttttgttgtttttgaacgttgacatttaatatcatttaatgtttgttcAGAACAAAAAAGTACTTTTTGATTTTATACCGTTAAATAGTTTTTTACAATTAAGCTCTTTTAATTAAAAGAGCTAATTTAGCATGTTATATAATGTTACACTCTTTCCACTATATCATATTCACATCATATTTGTCAAATCAATATCATATTTGTGATGACTATATGTGTAAAACATGATTTTAAGAGattttaatatgaataattataatcaatttcaCTTATATGTACGAAAGAAGATTTCAATCACTTTTGATTGGCACTAGTTACTCAAACATGGATGTGGactatatgaaaaatattttctttagctTTTTTACATTCTTCTCTTGTGCTAATCATCAATTTCTTTATAAGAGTTATAAAATACCTAAATTGAAAttcttaactaaaatttaatgcaccagtttttttttttaaaaaaaacatgataaaaaacTTGGAAGGAGATAATTCTAACCTGATTGCCACTAAGAATAAGAGAGATAGTCACAACAATAAggcatttaaaacattttattatgtCAGTTATTTTAAATCGGATATAAAAATGTACCATTTGACGTTGATTGTATCAATAATTAATGTTGattgatatttttgaaaatggtAAGATAGAAAGCACGGTGTGCATTTAATGCGTCATCAATATGgatatgaagaagaagaaaggcttTTAAAACGTTACTAGCTATTTTGTTTTAATCGAAACCAATATCCTTTTCACCTTTCTTACTAAATTATCTTTTTCACCTTTCCTTCTAAATCATTATTATATCCACTGTCTTTTCCACCTTTCTTTCTAAATCATCTTTATATCCTAAgacttttaattttcattaaagtaTTTACAACGAATAATTTCTTTACAAATATATAGACGTCCTCGAAAGATTGACAAAAGGCTATGAAATAGTTATCAACGCTATCAAGCCACTTTTCTATGTGAAATCAGAAAATCAACTTATTCAGAGATAATGACAAGCACAtcttaataatttgaaataaaagacaaaTCTGTGATGAATTTGATACACACCTATATTTTGAGTTATACAAAAAGCATCAGATAGTAATTGTCCTCATCCACACATCCCTTTTCTATGAAAACAAAACACAGAACACGTTAAATATGCACCTACCTACTCTACCTTTATTAATATATGCTAACGTACGTTACCTAGTGTCATAAATATATTCTAAAGACGGCCTCATATCATAAtccaatattttcttaatacaTCAAATGTACTAACCTATcggatatattttattatggaATATTGTGTGTTTTATTGTTTGGTAGttctattaaaaatttatcttgAAAAACACTAATAGATCAAGAGAGAAACTCAtttcaccattttttttctcatccatTACAAATCTAAACAAGAGTTATAAGTTGAATTATGCTATAAATTCGTGTCCAAACTCATAACCCTAGCAATAGGTAACCCATGGTTCCTTTGGTTTATTACTCACTCCTTTTTCTTGCTTCCATTTTCACATTGAAATTTCTTCTACGAAGAAGAAGGCTCGAAAACCTTCCACCACATCCACCAACTCTTCCCATAATCGGCAACCTCCACCTTATCAAGCCACCGCTTCACCGCTCCCTCCTCAGCCTATCGCAACAGTATGGCCCCATCTTCTCTCTCTGGTTCGGTTCACGCTTTGTGGTCGTCATCACCTCCCCAACCTTGGTTCAAGAATGTTTCACCAAATACGACACCGTTCTCGCCAACCGGCCACGGTTTCTCACGGGCAAGTACCTCTTCTACAACTACACCAGCATGGGCTCCTCCCCCTACGGCGACCACTGGCGCAACCTTCGCCGCATCATCACCATCGATGTCCTCTCCACGCAGCGTCTCAACTCCTTCTTTGAAGTCCGAAGGGAAGAAACCATGAGGGTCGTACAAAAGCTTGTTCGGGAAACGAGCAAGGGCTTCGCCCTTGTGCAGATCAGACCCAGGTAAGGATCATAAAGAAAGTGACAAAATTTGCATCTTTCACGAATCTGATACATCAACCAAGTAGAGACTGAATCGATTGTGCAGGCTGACGGAGATGACATTCAACAACATGATGAGAATGATATCTGGGAAGCGGTACTACGGTGACGACGGTGACGTGACGGACGCGGAGGAAGCGAAGCAGTTCAGAGCCATAATCACGGAGGTTATGTCGTTGCTGGGTGCAAACAACAAGGGAGACTTCTTGCCTTTGCTTCGATGGTTTGATTTCGACGGTTTGGAGAAGAGACTGAAGTCCATCAGCACCAGGGCTGATGCGTTCTTGCAGGGACTCCTTGAAGAGCATCGCAGTGGAAAACACAAAACCAATACCATGATAGAACATCTCTTGACCATGCAAGAAACGCAGCCGGAGTACTACTCCGATCATATTATCAAAGGCCTTATTCAGGTAACACTACAATTCAACATCATTCGTCGATTCTTCTGAACCTATTCGTAAAAGATACTTGATTGAATTATAGGGTATGCTTCTGGCTGGAACTGACACAACAGCAGTGACTATGGAGTGGGCAATGGCATCTCTATTGAATCATCCAGAGATATTGAAGAAAGCACAGGATGAAATAGACAAGTGCGTTGGACAAGATCGCTTGGTAGATGAGTCAGACATTCCCAATCTTCCTTATATTCAAAACATTATCTACGAGACACTTAGATTGTTTTCTCCAGCTCCAATGCTATTGCCTCATTATTCTTCAGAGCAGTGCACTCTTGGGGGCTTCACTGTTCCACGAGACACCATAGTGTTGATAAATGCATGGGCCATTCAGAGAGACCCTCAAACTTGGAGTGATGCGACATGCTTCAAGCCCGAGAGATTTGGACAAGAAGGGGAAGCAAACAAGTTAATTCCATTCGGATTGGGAAGAAGGGCTTGTCCCGGAATAGGTTTGGCGCATCGTTCTATGGGCTTAACTTTGGGATTACTGATTCAGTGCTTTGAATGGAAACGACCAAGTGATGAAGAAATCGATATGAGAGAGAATAAAGGGGTGGCAATGCCAAAGTTAATTCCATTGGAAGCTATGTGTAAAGCACGACCAATAAGCCAGAAAGTTATGCAGCAACTTGCTACTTAAATCTCCAATCAATCATGCGTAATTGCACACTAATGAAGGTTTAGTATCTTCAGCTACATGGCCGTGAGACAGATCCAAGAGGAAACTagtttaaattaagaaatacaaaattatcTTATTATGTTGTGTTTCGTTATATATTATAAGAGTTGTAAAACTagtttaaattaagaaatacaaaattataaaaataaataaaaatattcaaaattgattaatactagttaaattaacttattttaataaaaatactaaaaatattaaaaaaaattatcgatttttaaaatataaatatatgttgtctaaaaaactataatattatttatacaataaaaGTAAAGtagctaatatttttttaaagttattatcAACTGATTTTACTAAGCAATTCTAATCTAATAATTAGTCAAGTTGTCaatagaaacaaataaattaagaatttaaCTACTATCTCCTAACTTACAAgctaattttacaaaacacacCAAAAGTGGAATACATATTTGAACTCGagtttaaaatgtaaaattcatGTTGATTTCTACCAAATTTTATCTGACttgaaataattcaaaaataaccTTTTCACTAATTTAAGCAAAGCCACAccaaaataagttattaattttagtCAATGTTGATGTAAAGTTATAAATaactaatcttattttattttcaagtaGAGAGTGAAATAGTTCGtgttaatttaaagaaattatcaGAGTTGACCAAACAAATTTGTAGGTCAACCTTTTCAATATATAGTAACATCGTTACAATAAAAAGCaaaattattaagataaaatatgttGGTAACAGTGAAACAAAATTACCAAAAAAAACTGATGGTAACATTATTTGTAAGCAAAATTATCAATCAAGTAAAATTCGTTAGTAATAGCAAAACTTCGTTAgtaataacaaaatttgtttgtagaacaaaattatcaatagaTTATTAGCAACCAAATATTGGttgataattataaattttataaataaataagaaaaatttatccataattaTTGACAActaaaatttttgttaattattctttattaattattgacaataaaatttttttcgaacactttttttctttttctcttttctcctcaTTTTTCTCGTTCTTCTCCTCTCTCGTCCTTCTCTTTCTTTCGCTCCTTCTCTcatccttctctttcttttgctccttctctttctttcgCTCCTCCTCCGTTGTTGATATCTCTTTTGtgacaaaatttaatttataagacaTATCatgtcaaattttgaaataaatttgacattcattttactaaagaatttaaaatttaattgtcgACACATTTATTGTCGacacatttaaaattttcatatagtAGTTTCTTCCCTTGTCAGTCTTCGTGGCATTGTAATTAAAGCTCATTGTCGCTGACCCATTTAGAGTCATCGTCGCTAGTCATGGCTGCTCTAAGTGTTATCGTCGTTGGTTGTTCTCAAAACCACCAACATTAGAAagaactattaaataaaatcattgttGGTTTGATACCAAAAACAACGATTTACCCTTGTTAAAAAGGAAAACTTGCGACTATAGTTTCACTCgtcatcaattattttaacttataataatGATTCAATTAATGAAAGTTTCAGGATTGTCTTTGAAAATCTTTTTTAATCATTGTTAAAATCCTCGTTTAATAGAGATGAGAAGCAATAAGGACGTTCATGGACAAagcaaaaatgaagaaaatattcTATTCATAATAATGTACGCTACATTTAATTTAAGATTGTAATGATGACgactttgtataatttttttctctttttcatccCTATTTTCTCTCCCTGTACTTATCCTCTTCAAACTTATTACATGTTGCACTTTCAAGGTTGTCAGTCTTCGCACCACCGAGGCTCTCCAGTGCTGAAgttgctattttttttatgggttTGACCCAATTTTCATATAATAGTTTCCTCCCTTGTCAGTCTTCGTGGCATTGTGATTAAAGCTCATTGTCGCTGACCCATTTAGAGTGCTAGTCATAGCTGCTCTAAGTGTTATCGTCGTTGGTTGTTCTCAAAACCACCAACATTAGAAagaactattaaataaaatcattgttGGTTTGATACCAAAAACGACCATATACCCTTTAACAGTTGTTAAAAAGGAAAACTTGCGACTATAGTTTCACTCgtcatcaattattttaacttataataatGATTCAATTAAGGAAAGTTTCAGGACTCTCTTtgaaaatcttttttaaaaatgaagaaaatattcTATTCATAATAATGTACACTACATTTAATTTAAGATTGTAACGATGACGACTTTGtataatttctttctctttttcatccCTATTTTCTCTCCATGTACTTATCCTCTTCAAACTTACTACATGTTGCACTTTCAAGGTTGTCAGTCTTCGCACCACCGAGGCTCTGCACTGCTGAAGTTGCTATTTTTTTTGTGGGTTTGACCCGCATTTTCATATAATAGTTTCCTCCCTTGTCAGTCTTCGTGGCATTGTGATTAAAGCTCATTGTCGCTGACCCATTTAGAGTCATCGTCGCTAGTCATAGCTGCTCTAAGTGTTATCGTCGTGGGTTGTTCTCAAAACCACCACCATTAGAAAGAACTATTAAATAAACTCATTGTTGGTTTGATACCAAAAACGACGATTTACCCTTTAACAGTTGTTAAAAACGAAAACTTGCGACTATAGTTTCACTCgtcatcaattattttaacttataataatGATTCAATTAATGAAAGTTTCAGGCCTGTCTTTGaaaatctttttttatcattgttaAAATCCTCGTTTAATAGAGATGAGAAGCAATAAGGACGTTAATGGACAAagcaaaaatgaagaaaatattcTATTCATAATTATGTACGCCACATTTAATTTAAGATTGTAACGATGACGACTTTGtataatttctttctctttttcatcttattttctCTCCCTCTACTTATCCTCTTCAAACTTACTACATGTTGCACTTTCAAGGTTGTCAGTCTTCGCACCACGGAGGCTCTGCAGTGCTGAAGTTGCTATTTTTTTTGTGGGTTTGAACCGCATTTTCTTATAATAGTTTCCTCCCTTGTCAGTCTTCGCGGCATTGTGATTAAAGCTCATTGTCGCTGACCCATTTAGAGTCATCGTTGCTAGTCATAGCTGCTCTAAGTGTTATCGTCGTTGGTTGTTCTCAAAACCACCAACATTAGAAagaactattaaataaaatcattgttGGTTTGATACCAAAAACGACGATATACCCTTTACCAGTTGTTAAAAAGGAAAACTTGCGACTATAGTTTCACTCgtcatcaattattttaacttataataatGATTCAATTAATGAAAGTTTCAGGACTGTCtttgaaaaacttttttaatCATTGTTAAAATCCTCGTTTAATAGAGATGACAAGCAATAAGGATGTTCATGGACAAagcaaaaatgaagaaaatattcTATTCATAATAATGTACGCTACATTTAATTTAAGATTGTAACGATGACGACGTTGtataatttctttctctttttcatccCTATTTTCTCTCCCTGTACTTATCCTCTTCAAACTTACTACATGTTGCAGTTTCAAGGTTGTCAGTCTTCGCACCACGGAGGCTCTGCAGTGCTGAAGTTGCTATTTTTTTTGTGGGTTTGACCCGCATTTTCATATAGTAGTTTCCTCCCTTGTCAGTGTTCATGACATTGTGATTAAAGCTCATTGTCGCTGACCCATTTAAAGTCATCGTCGCTAGTCATAGCTACTCTAAGTGTTATCGTCGTTGGTTGTTCTCAAAACCACCAACATTAGAAagaactattaaataaaatcattgttGGTTTGATACCAAAAACGACGGTTTACCCTTTAATAGTTGTTAAAAAGGAAAACTTGCGACTATAGTTTCACTCgtcatcaattattttaacttataataatGATTCAATTAATGAAACTTTCAGGACTGTCTTTGAAAATCTTTTTTAATCATTGTTAAAATCCTCATTTAATAGAGATGAGAAGCAATAAGGACGTTCATGGACAAagcaaaaatgaagaaaatattctatttataataatgtaCGCTACATTTAATTTAAGATTGTAACGATGACAACTTTGCATAATTTCGTTCTCTTTTTCATCCCTATTTTCTCTCTCTGTACTTATCCTCTCCAAACTTACTACATGTTGCACTTTCAAGGTTGTCAGTCTTCGCACCACCGAGGCTCTCCAGTGCTGAAGTTGCTATTTTTTTGTGGGTTTGACCCGTATTTTCGTAGAATAGTTTCCTCCCTTGTCAGTCTTAGTGGCATTGTGATTAAAGCTCGTTGTTGTTGACCCATTTAGAGTCATCGTCGCTAGTCATAGCTGCTCTAAATGTTATCGTTGTTTGTTGTTCTCAAAACCACCAACAttagaaagaaatattaaataaaatcattgttGGTTTTATACCAAAAACGACGATTTGCCCTTTAACAGTTGTTAAAAAGGAAAACTTGCGACTATAGTTTCACTCgtcatcaattattttaacttataataatGATTCAATTAATCAAAGTTTCAGGACTGTCTTTGAAAATCTTTTTTAATCATTGTTAAAATCCTCGTTTAATAGAGATGAGAagtgtaagatccttgaaaatatttgtaagttaaaatgtaagatccataaaaaaaaaatatttataattgtaaattttaacattttattagtaataataattttaatggatagaaaaatgtaaatttttggatataaagttatagtaattctagagggagagcttcaaatttttgataacttatttaggattttttttttaagaaaagtgaatagtgaatagtaaatagtaaatagtaaatagtgaatagtgaatagtgaaaaaaaaaatatattaaaataaattgtggaagagaacactccacgtagaattaatcattcagagataagaatgatgaataaaaaataatttttgaatagtaaaaatgaatagtaaaagtgaatagtaaaaatgaatagtaaaaaatgaatagtaaaattttttggctataaatagccaaggggggggggggggggaggctgaaaatttgcaccaaaattctagagaaattgtgagagaagagagttggaggaaattatagttaaagaggggaaattctgg contains:
- the LOC108319111 gene encoding isoflavone 3'-hydroxylase is translated as MVPLVYYSLLFLASIFTLKFLLRRRRLENLPPHPPTLPIIGNLHLIKPPLHRSLLSLSQQYGPIFSLWFGSRFVVVITSPTLVQECFTKYDTVLANRPRFLTGKYLFYNYTSMGSSPYGDHWRNLRRIITIDVLSTQRLNSFFEVRREETMRVVQKLVRETSKGFALVQIRPRLTEMTFNNMMRMISGKRYYGDDGDVTDAEEAKQFRAIITEVMSLLGANNKGDFLPLLRWFDFDGLEKRLKSISTRADAFLQGLLEEHRSGKHKTNTMIEHLLTMQETQPEYYSDHIIKGLIQGMLLAGTDTTAVTMEWAMASLLNHPEILKKAQDEIDKCVGQDRLVDESDIPNLPYIQNIIYETLRLFSPAPMLLPHYSSEQCTLGGFTVPRDTIVLINAWAIQRDPQTWSDATCFKPERFGQEGEANKLIPFGLGRRACPGIGLAHRSMGLTLGLLIQCFEWKRPSDEEIDMRENKGVAMPKLIPLEAMCKARPISQKVMQQLAT